CGTCAGTTCCTAACAAATGTCTTGCTAATATTCCTGAGAGATCATACTTTGTAATTATATCATCAAGACCTCCTTCTTTTTTTAAGAAGTCAAATAATTCTCCGTCTTGTTTCCACGCATCTCCTTTCTCTCCAATTTTTCCAATAAACACATTAAATCTGTCTAAAACTTCCTGTGCACCTAACTTAGCATTTTTCAAGGTAAACTTGGCTTCATTGAAAGATTCGTATGTTTGAACAATGTTATAATAAGTATTGATAATCTTAGTCTCTAATGGAGTTAAATGCCCTTGTGCTCTTCCTTTTTCATCAAGTTTTTTAACAACATCCTGAAAATCTTCAATCTTGTAGCCGCCAGGGGTAACTATTTTTGTCATACTTTTTAATATTTGATAAGCATCTTCTAATGGTTGGAACCAGTCTTTTATTCTCTTTCCTGCGTAATTTCCAGCAAACCAGCCAGCAGTTCCTCCGACTAAAGCTCCGATTCCTCTCCAAACAAACCCTCTACGGGTAACTGTTCCATGTGTTTGTTCAGGTTGTGGAGTTTGTCCTGGAGGTAGGACTGTTCCTTCTAATCCATTATTATCATGGTGAGGTCCTTCTTGACCTTCTTGAGGTTGTGGTCGTACAGCTTCACCAGCATTTTGACCAAGATCTAAAGGTTCCTCTTGATTAAGAGGTACGTTCTGACCTCCGTCTTCTTGTCCTCCACCAACATATGCTCTATCTGCTTCAGCTCTTGCTTGCTCTAATTCAGCAGTAAAATGAATTGTTGGTTTATGCCCTTGACGTAAGCTTTGTATTCTATTTTTTATTCCACCAATAATATATGGTCCTGAAGTAGCAACCGAAGTAACAACCGCAGCGGCTCCTGCAATTTCATAAGCAGTACCGATTCCAACATCAAGTCCTAAATATGATAATCCTAACGCTGCAAGAGCTGGAACAGCACACACTGCTGCAATAGTTCCTTGTTTCCAGCGTCTATAAGTATTATTATAAAGATTTTTTCCACATTGATGTCGTTCACTAAATGATCTATTATTTGGTTTAAAGTGTGAATATATTGATCCAACAACATCTCCCATACGGTAGATAGCATCCCAAAATCCTCTTTTACCATCTTCAGAAGGATCAGATGAATCACGAGTATGATAGAAATGACGTCCATCTTTAAAATGACGTCCATCTTTACTTAGATTACCACGGATATGGTCATAAATATTTTTTGCTGCGAAAGCAGTTGCAATCCATCCACTATACGCAAAAGATGCTCCTCCAACTATTCCAGCAGTTCCAGCTCTTACTCCACGATACAACGGTGATTGATCAATTGATCGTAAGGTAACTGTCGCATCATTTCGAACTGGTATCTGAGTTCCCGTTCTATCAACTGCGCTAACTACTTTATAGGTTACACTATTATTATCGTGGTCAGCTATTGGTAGCAACGTTAGAATATTCTTCCCATGGTCAAGATCAACTACATCTATTACATACTGCTTATTATTATCTTCGCCAATATATTTAGATTTCAGAAATTCGAATGCGTCATTGAATAACTTAGGATCAGCAAGATCTTCTAACGTAAAATGGCCATGAAGTCTTCCATGTATATTATTAATACCACGTAAACCAGATCCCCCCATACTTCTTGCATCGGTAGCATAACTGGCAGCTGCTCCAAATGGGTCTAAACCAATTTTTGCACCATCAAGAAGTCCACGTTCTAGTGTAGTATCACTAAAAGCATCAACAAGCCTTCCAAGCGCTTTCCCCCATAACCAGCTTCCACCTTGGTAAGTTCTCTTTAAAGCCCACTTTCCAGCATGAAGACTAGCTCTGCCTGCTGCACTTCCAGCCCTTCGGGCAATATCCTCTAATCTTCCCGGACGCCGACCTTGTTCGTTAGTCATATTATACAACACCCCAACATCGACTTTCATATAATATCTTATATATAAACCTTTTGTTTAATAATCACTTGCTAGTAGTTATTTTATTGTTTAAGGATTATACGATCCTTAAACAATGAGTAATTACTATCTATTTTTAATAGTTACTACTATTTTAGTTAAATAAACGGTAATATTTATATATAGCTTCACCTAACGGTGAAGCTATGGTATTTCAACGTTTTAATGAAGCAGAACTTAACCCTTTAAAGCTCGATACAAGGGATTTAAAAATACTCTCTATGTTGTCTTGTGATGCAAGAACCCCTTTGGCAGTTTTAGCCAAAGAAACATATGTTTCAAAAGTAGCAGTGCATAATAGGATTAAGGTACTGGAAGAAAAGGGTATAATTCAAGGGTATGCTGCTTCATTAGACCTGCGTATGTTGGGTTATTTTACCTATCATATTTTTATGGTTATTAATGAAACCAATGATACTAAAAAACAACATTTAATTGATTTTCTTATAAAGCATCCGAACACTAAAAATGTTGTTGAATACAGTGATCGTTGGGACTTGGAATGGGTGCTTATTGCAAAAGATGTCCAGGAATTTGATACTATTGTTATTGAGATTACCAATACTTTTGCAGATATTATTGTTGAAAAACATAAATTTGAAGTTATTTATGGTTATAAATCAGTTAATTATCCTATTCTCTCAGAATATGCAACTGAAAAAATGATGTTAATGAAACATCAGCAAAACGAGAAATCTTCATTAGATGAGCATGATCTTAAAATTATTACGACATTAGCTGAACATGCAGGTGCTTCAATATTAAAAATTGCTGAACTCACGCAATTAACACCAGATATTATCCGTTATCGGATGAAAAAGCTGGAACAAAGTTCACTGATACGGCAATATGCTTCTATAATTAACTTAACGCATCTTAATTTGCATTGGCATACGCTCTGTGTTGACTTAAAAACGTTTAATACAAAAAATGAAATTAAATTCAAAGAATATATCTCAACAAAACCACAAATAATTCGCGCGGTTAAAGTTTTAGGCGATTGGGACATTATGATGCATATTGTTGCAGCAACTATTCAAGAAGTGCATCAAATTACAAAAGATTTCGAACAAAACTTTAATGATATTTTAATTAATTACCAGTCATTTCTTGGCTTTAAAGAACATTATTATACTACATTCCCCAAAGTTCTTGGTACGTAATAAGTCTGGGGTTTTATTAAAAATAGTAATTTTTAATATTTAGATTTAAAATAAAATTCAAACAGAATAAAGAAAATATACATCAGTATCAATGTTATTGCTCCTCTTATTGATAGCCCTTTTTTACTTTTAATAAGCGCCATGAACAAAAATAAAATAAAAATCATAAAAATTGCACTCGTTACAAAGAGCAAAAAACCATTTGTTATCGGAGAAATTATTGCAGTTATACCTAAAACAAGTGTTGAATTGCAGACAACACTTCCCATAGCATCGCCGAGCGCTAAGTCTCCTTTTCTTGCTAAAACAGCTCTCATCTCAAAGATTAATTCTGGCAACGAAGTGCCGAGTGCAAGTAAAAATAATCCTATTAATATCGGTGGTAAAAATAAATCAATAGCTAGTTGTGTAGCGTATTCTACCACAAAATGTGAGCTGAGAAAAAGAATACCTAAACATACTACAAATAAGATAACAGTTATGACAATATTTTGGTTATTATTATTATTATTATTTCTGTTGTTTATGGATTTTTGATCCAATTTATTCTCTATCTGCCTTCTTTCTCTGAATAAATGCCCTACATAAAATAAAAAAATAATGATTAATATGGTTCCATCAATTCTTGATAATGTTTTATCAAAGAGCATAAGAAGAATAGGAATCATAGCTATTAAAAACATGAATAAGCTGTCCTTTTTAATAAAGGGATTTTTAGTGCGCACGCCTCTTCTTACTAATGCTGCAATCCCTATGATGATGCTGACATCAGCAATGTTTGATCCTATGACATTACCAAGTGACAATGCAGGATTTCCTTTAATTGCAGAGCTAATACCTATAAACAACTCAGGTATTGATGTTGAAAATGCCATAATAATAAATGCAACCACAAAGTCACTGAGTTTGAGAAAAGAAGCAATTTTAAGAATCAATTTAACTAAATAGCCTCCGCTGACTACTAACAGTAAAGAAAATACCAAAAACAATAATAGTGAGGTTAAGAGCATATACTCTTTTCTTAGCAAGATATTTCTATATAAAGTTTATCACATTATTGGCTTCATCCAAAAATAAGGTTAGCGCCCTCAGTCGAAACTCTTTACAGTACCGGTTTAAAGAGGTTAGAGGGACGGCTCCTTCGGAGCGTGACCGTTTATGCGATTGAAATATGCAAAGTTTCGAAGGCGCTAACCTGGCGGCAGCCATTTTTTGGATGAAGCCCACATTATTTTTTAAAGAAAAATAATGTGGGGGAAGGGATTCGAACCCTCGAACCCCTGCGGGACAGGATATCTTCTCGCATGGAGCTTAAGTCCTGCACATTTGACCAGGCTTTGTTACCCCCACGTTCGTGCTGGTAACAAAGCCTAGTGATTACCTTTATAAAGTTAACTTTTTCACCAGAGCCAATTTAGCATTAACTTTAAATATCCAAAGAGATACTGATTGATCTATACATAATTAAATCACTAAGGAGGGGACGGTTATGAAAGAATGTAAAGAATGGGCACCATTATTTCTGCGGTTAAGTTTAGGTGTATTATTTTTAGTTTTTGGAAGTATGAAATTATTTGGTGGGTTAGAAGGAACAACTGATATGTTTGGGAAATTAGGGATTCCAGCAGCAGGGTTTTTCGCGCTGGTTGTAGGAATAGTAGAATTTGTTGGTGGCATTGCATTGCTTGTTGGATTTTTTACGCGATATTTCTCAATGTTATTAGCAGTGATTATATTAGTAGCAATAGTTAAAGTGCATTTGCCAAATGGATTTAACTTTATGAATGGTGGATATGCTATGCATTTAGTTGTGTTAGGCGCATTGCTCAGCTTGATATGTTCAGGATCAGGTAAATCCAGTTTAGAACGAGCATTGTTTAAGCGAGAGTTTTAAGTTATTTTTTTTATTTTTAGGTTATGGTATTTTTCTATAAACAATTGGTGAAGTAAGATCTCCTCCAAATTCTTTTCTTGCTTTTGCAGTTAATTCTTCATCAACAACTAAATTTCTTGGCCAGTATCTTTCTTTATCAGCACCAGAACCATCTGTAAGAGGATCCTCCCATCCATAATAAATTAACCCCCCAACAGGAAGATTATTTGCCAAGTTTTCTAAATACCTGCATTCTGCTTCAAATCCATCTTTATCTCCTAATAAAATATTTGAAAGATAAATCTTAGTTAATCCTTGAATGGGCAATGCATCACTAATATCTCTTACCAATCTTAACTCTAACTGTGGTATTTTATCTCGAATTCGTTGTAGGCGCTCAACATTAGCAGAGCCATAATTTCTTTCTATCAAATCATAGTCAACAGAAAAATAAATAAATCCATACATATGGAGAGCATTAACTATATAATATTCATGAACAAATCTCTTAGGATCAAGTGCGACAAGATCATCTATTTTCTTTCGTGCAAACTTCAATTGCTCATTATTGTTATCAACTGCAATTACTCTCGAGGCAAACTCAAGCAGAGCTAATGCCTGATCACCAGAACCACAAATAGCAAGAACAATGTCATCAGCTTGAACATCTAAACCTTCTACAATTGCCTGCAAGTCTTCGTTAGTAACACGGAACATAGTTCACCAAATATCATTTATGTTAGAGAAATAGAGAATAGTATATAAAATAGTTTAAATATACTAATCTAATTCGGCACAATACAATTTGTAAGTGATATTGCGAAAAGTGCCACCATCTTTTTTGCGAGGCTCTTCTCATGTTTCATCGAGTGCTATCCGAGGTTCCAGAGAGGATAGCATCTTCCATAACAAACATCTACAGCCGAGCCGATGGTGGTTGCTGAGTGAAACGAACGCAACTAGGAAAATAGTGATTTTCCGTGGCTGCCGAAGGCATTTTCTAGTGATTTTCCGTGGCTGCCGAAGGCATTTTCGCAATATCACTCATTTTTTGGATTGTGCCTGCTGACAACAAAATTTATATAATGCATGATTATTATTTTCATGGATGAAACTGGGAACTCTTTGTTATATTCGAAAGAATGGAAAAACGTTGATGATGCATCGTGTCAAAAAGGAAAATGACATGCATAGAGATAAATGGAATGGTTTAGGTGGAAAATTAGAACAGGGAGAAACTCCAGAGGAATGTGTAATTCGTGAAGTCAAAGAGGAATGTGGTTTAACGCTGAAAAATCCTTCTATGAAAGGCGTTTTAACATTTCCAGCATTTGATGGAAACGATGAGTGGCGTGTTTTTGTTTTTGTCGCCAATGAATTTCAAGGTGAAATTATTGATTCAACAGAAGGCAACCTGCAATGGATAGATGATAGTGAACTATTGAACCTTAATCTATGGGATGGCGACAAAATATTTTTGAAGTGGTTAGATCAAGAACGATTTTTCTCTGCAAAATTTATTTATGAAATGGGTAAATTAATAAGTCATACTGTGGTTTTCCATAACTAAATTATCTCTTCTTCATATATACAACCCAAAACACCTTACTTTTCCCTCGATTGACTTTAAACATTTTTTCAATGTTAAAATAAGGTTCGAATAAAAGCAACAATTCTTTGTCTGAAAAGAATTTTGTGTAATGCCCATTATCAAGAACATATGTTTTATCATTGCCTTTGCTGTACCCTCGAATGCCAGTGCATTCACTGCTTAAAGCAACGAGACAAAAATACCCTTCATTACTTAGCAAGCGATAAATCTGATCACGAAATCTGTTCCAATATTGTTTGCGTAAATGATGCAAACATCCCATATCTAGAATTATTCTAAATGGCTGCGTTATTTT
This genomic interval from Candidatus Woesearchaeota archaeon contains the following:
- a CDS encoding DoxX family protein, producing the protein MKECKEWAPLFLRLSLGVLFLVFGSMKLFGGLEGTTDMFGKLGIPAAGFFALVVGIVEFVGGIALLVGFFTRYFSMLLAVIILVAIVKVHLPNGFNFMNGGYAMHLVVLGALLSLICSGSGKSSLERALFKREF
- a CDS encoding class I SAM-dependent methyltransferase; this translates as MNHEQKFFDKIWQNVGKWENQGGSYRTKVPDKIVDEFIDFLKEINVKKGSVLDIGCGGGRHVLAFSKRSYQVTGIDYAPVAIALAEQLCKEQKVQAILQTADILKFKITQPFRIILDMGCLHHLRKQYWNRFRDQIYRLLSNEGYFCLVALSSECTGIRGYSKGNDKTYVLDNGHYTKFFSDKELLLLFEPYFNIEKMFKVNRGKSKVFWVVYMKKR
- a CDS encoding 8-oxo-dGTP diphosphatase, with product MKLGTLCYIRKNGKTLMMHRVKKENDMHRDKWNGLGGKLEQGETPEECVIREVKEECGLTLKNPSMKGVLTFPAFDGNDEWRVFVFVANEFQGEIIDSTEGNLQWIDDSELLNLNLWDGDKIFLKWLDQERFFSAKFIYEMGKLISHTVVFHN
- a CDS encoding DUF3419 family protein, producing the protein MFRVTNEDLQAIVEGLDVQADDIVLAICGSGDQALALLEFASRVIAVDNNNEQLKFARKKIDDLVALDPKRFVHEYYIVNALHMYGFIYFSVDYDLIERNYGSANVERLQRIRDKIPQLELRLVRDISDALPIQGLTKIYLSNILLGDKDGFEAECRYLENLANNLPVGGLIYYGWEDPLTDGSGADKERYWPRNLVVDEELTAKARKEFGGDLTSPIVYRKIP
- a CDS encoding AsnC family transcriptional regulator: MVFQRFNEAELNPLKLDTRDLKILSMLSCDARTPLAVLAKETYVSKVAVHNRIKVLEEKGIIQGYAASLDLRMLGYFTYHIFMVINETNDTKKQHLIDFLIKHPNTKNVVEYSDRWDLEWVLIAKDVQEFDTIVIEITNTFADIIVEKHKFEVIYGYKSVNYPILSEYATEKMMLMKHQQNEKSSLDEHDLKIITTLAEHAGASILKIAELTQLTPDIIRYRMKKLEQSSLIRQYASIINLTHLNLHWHTLCVDLKTFNTKNEIKFKEYISTKPQIIRAVKVLGDWDIMMHIVAATIQEVHQITKDFEQNFNDILINYQSFLGFKEHYYTTFPKVLGT
- a CDS encoding sodium:calcium antiporter encodes the protein MLLTSLLLFLVFSLLLVVSGGYLVKLILKIASFLKLSDFVVAFIIMAFSTSIPELFIGISSAIKGNPALSLGNVIGSNIADVSIIIGIAALVRRGVRTKNPFIKKDSLFMFLIAMIPILLMLFDKTLSRIDGTILIIIFLFYVGHLFRERRQIENKLDQKSINNRNNNNNNNQNIVITVILFVVCLGILFLSSHFVVEYATQLAIDLFLPPILIGLFLLALGTSLPELIFEMRAVLARKGDLALGDAMGSVVCNSTLVLGITAIISPITNGFLLFVTSAIFMIFILFLFMALIKSKKGLSIRGAITLILMYIFFILFEFYFKSKY